One genomic window of Acidovorax radicis includes the following:
- a CDS encoding DUF3348 family protein: protein MSLHHSSSSLNSTRLVALLQQWNEAERARAQPFDTAEQLGHWLGTVGAVKLSRALHAIESLPVARPGLGGMPDVQLLDKAFQSTRAEVMDLIRAPATPLRPVRERADNTPIAEPDPSAGADFAALAPRYLALQKQMEIKLNGLRTQIRACLSRGSHTLRQLAALDAVMEQLLGEREQRLWALLPTQLEKRLAARRSEHEQALERSGQADEPQRWRKAGGWLWAFEQDSQALLLAEMQVRLQPIMGLLEAAHNEKNGLTG, encoded by the coding sequence ATGTCCCTGCACCACTCCTCCTCTTCTCTCAACAGCACACGACTTGTGGCTCTGCTTCAGCAGTGGAACGAGGCGGAGCGTGCCCGTGCGCAGCCGTTCGACACGGCCGAGCAACTGGGCCATTGGCTGGGAACGGTCGGCGCGGTCAAGCTCAGCCGGGCGTTACACGCCATCGAATCGCTGCCAGTGGCTCGGCCAGGCCTGGGCGGCATGCCAGACGTGCAGTTACTCGACAAGGCGTTTCAATCGACCAGGGCCGAAGTGATGGACCTCATTCGAGCCCCTGCCACGCCGCTGCGGCCGGTGCGTGAACGGGCCGACAACACTCCCATTGCAGAGCCCGATCCCAGCGCAGGGGCTGATTTTGCGGCGCTCGCGCCGCGTTATCTCGCCTTGCAAAAGCAGATGGAGATCAAACTGAATGGTCTGCGCACGCAGATACGCGCCTGCCTCTCCAGGGGTAGCCACACACTCAGGCAACTGGCGGCGCTGGATGCGGTCATGGAACAGCTGCTGGGCGAACGCGAGCAGCGGCTGTGGGCATTGCTGCCGACCCAATTGGAAAAACGCCTCGCGGCCCGGCGCAGCGAGCATGAGCAAGCACTGGAGCGCTCCGGGCAAGCCGATGAACCGCAACGATGGCGCAAAGCGGGCGGCTGGCTGTGGGCGTTCGAGCAGGATTCACAGGCGTTGCTGCTGGCAGAAATGCAGGTGCGCCTTCAACCGATCATGGGCCTGCTGGAAGCGGCCCACAACGAAAAGAACGGGTTAACAGGATGA
- a CDS encoding HU family DNA-binding protein yields the protein MATAKKTPAPAKKVVNKAAAPAAKKAAPVAKKAAPAAKKAAPAAKKAPAAAAKPVAATPAALKPIKTAFNKTALIAHLAEQSGVDPKAAKAVLASLEAAILASVHKKGSGEFTLPGVLKIGLQQVPAKKKRFGKDPFTGEERWFPAKPASVKIKTRALKKLKDATA from the coding sequence ATGGCAACTGCAAAGAAAACCCCGGCCCCCGCAAAGAAGGTCGTCAACAAGGCCGCAGCGCCTGCAGCCAAGAAGGCCGCACCCGTCGCCAAAAAGGCTGCGCCCGCAGCAAAGAAGGCTGCACCAGCCGCCAAAAAGGCTCCGGCAGCTGCCGCCAAGCCCGTCGCTGCCACACCCGCAGCACTGAAGCCCATCAAGACGGCTTTCAACAAAACCGCACTGATTGCGCATCTGGCTGAACAATCGGGTGTCGATCCCAAGGCCGCCAAGGCCGTTCTGGCCTCGCTCGAAGCCGCCATCCTGGCGTCGGTGCACAAAAAGGGTTCTGGCGAATTCACGCTGCCTGGCGTGCTGAAGATCGGCCTGCAACAAGTCCCGGCCAAGAAAAAGCGCTTCGGCAAAGACCCTTTCACGGGCGAAGAGCGCTGGTTCCCTGCAAAGCCCGCATCGGTCAAGATCAAGACCCGTGCGCTCAAGAAGCTCAAGGACGCCACGGCCTGA